The sequence CATTTCGTGTCCTTCGTGCTCTTCGTGGTGAATAGTTACAAATTAAGTAAAAAATAAGGTGACCATTTAGACGATTACAAAATAAGAAGTAATTGAACAGTTGCAAAAAATATTTGCAATTCTATTATAAATATTGTATAATATACGCAATAACAATGCACATATTATAAGAGGCATCTATGAACAAGGAATACTTGAAGAATGTAATTATTGACCAACAAAAAGACATTCTTGAGAAAATTATGAATACAAATGTTATATCCCGTGAAGGTGCGGATAGATGTGAAAGGTATATAAGATACCCGAATGTCTTGTTAATAACCGGGTTACGAAGAGCGGGTAAGTCATTTTTTGCCAGCCAGCTTGTGAAAAATAAAAAATATGCATATTTAAACTTTGATGATGAAAGATTGATTGAATTTAATATCCAGGATTTTAATCTTATTCTGGAATGTTTTTATGAACTCTATCCTGATTTTGAGTATCTGTTATTTGACGAAATACAAAATGTAGGTGGCTGGGAACTCTTTGTTAGTAGATTAAGGGATAAATACAAAATAATTATCACTGGTTCAAACGCAAATCTATTAAGTAAAGAAATGGCAACCCATTTGACAGGAAGATATAGTGATTTTGTCCTCTTTCCGATGAGTTTTAGAGAATACCTTGATTACAATAATGTTGGGATAATATCATCATATTCTACCACTGAGAGAAGTAAGATTACTTCATTCTTTGACAGATATGTTAAGGAAAGTAGTATTTTTGATTATTATAAATTCGGTAAGGAGTTTTTAAGAAATTTATGGGCTTCTGTAATTGTCAAGGATATCACTATTCGTTACAAGATAAAGTATCCTTCAGTGTTGGAGAAACTATCTGTTATGCTGATAAATTATTTTACATCTAAAATTTCTATTAGTAATCTAACCAGAAATCTAAAAGTAAAAAGTCCAAATACAGTGGCTGAATATATAAGGTATCTGGAAAACAGTTTTCTCGTTTTTACCTTAAATAAATTTTCATATAAAATCAAGGAACAGTTATTAACATTTAAAAAGATATATATTATGGACAATGGTTTTATTAATGCTATGATTTTTAATTTCAGTGAAAACAGAGGAAAACTCCTGGAAAACATTGTGGCTATTGAATTGAAGCGTAGAAGCATAAGAGACGATTTTGAAATATTTTACTGGGATAATTACTATGTAGAATGTGATTTTATAATAAAAAAGGGAAAACAAGTTATTTCTGCATATCAGGTATGTTCTGAACTAAATATCAATAATAAGGAAAGAGAGATTAGCGGATTAACTGCGGCAATGAAAGAATTTGGTTTAAAAAACGGCACGATTCTTACTGAATCAACGGAAGATGAAATATCAATAAACAGTTCTAAAATACAGGTAACACCAGTATGGAAATGGCTTTTGTCTGAATTTTCGATGGTGTCTGAAAATAACTCTAATAGTGAAATCTATGCAGATTTGGTGTCCAAAAGGGATTTCCTCCAAAAGAGCAAAATGCAAAACTCGTTTATAGTTTAGGGTTTATAGTGTATAGTTTATAGTGTATAGTTTATAGTCCTTCAACTATCAACTATAAACTATCTTTGCCAAAGTTCAGTAAAATTATCTCTTCCCTTTCAGCGTTAAAATACTTGTAACTGTTCAGATAGTAATTCACCGCAGAGACGCAGAGAAACAGAAAGGAAAATATCTTTTTTTCGTGTTTTTCGGTGTTTAAAAAAGTTTAAAAACAGTTAGGTGAAAGTAAGTATTAAAAGATTAATAAACAACGAAAGACCCGAAATGCACAAAAAAAGGAAATTTCTGTCTCTGGTGAATAGATTTTAATTTTTTTCTCTGCGTCTCTGTGGCATCTTGCGGTGAACGGTTACAAATACTTGAAGTCCTTTTTGAAATTTGATTTGTAATTTTGCATTTCGATATTTATATTTGATATTTAATATTTAATATTTATTTGTTGTCTCCCTCAAATCCTATTTTGCAGAACCTATACACTATTTTAACCTTTATGATAGATTAAGACACCACCAAAAATTCAGGGAGTGAAGTTTTGAGGATAGTTTCCCAAATGTCGCTAATTTCCTGCATAAATAGAGTCTATAGTCTTGTGTCTGATGTCCAGTGTCTGAATCACACCCCAGATAATTATTGTATTGACTTTCTATATAAAAGTATGTTATACTAAAAACACAATGAATCTCTCAAATTTCTTAAAGATAGGGAGCGAATATTGTGATAAAGTGATAATCTGGATTGTGTTTTTAATGATTTTAATCATTCCACTTATCTTTGACCCACACATAACCAGTTTTGATTTAGCCAAAGTAACCGCCATGCGGATATTAACCCTTGTTATTATTGGACTTTGGTTATTAAAACTCACCTTTTTCGCTCAAGAATATCAATTCATAAAAACACCTCTTGACTTACCAATTCTTGCCTTTTTAATTATAAGCATCGCCGCCACCATAACCGGTATTCATCCATTAATGAGTTTGGTTGGCGAATATAAAAGATACGATGGATTAATTAGCACCATTAATTACATATTTATCTACTATATTGCGGTTAATTTTTTAAGACAACGCAAATATCTTAAAAGAACTGTTGCGGTTATTAGTTTTGCTGGGGTTTTAGTGGCTGGTTGCGGGATATTGCAATCTTATGGAATTGATTTAACCAGATGGGAGTCAGGGATAATCTCGACAATGGGCAATCCTAATTTCTTAGGGGGTTATTTAGCTATGGTCTTTTTTCCCCCTTTAACTTTATTCTTCCTTGTATCTTCAAAAAAGAAAAGTCAAGTAATGAAAATCATCTTTTTAGGGATTTCTTTAGTCAGTCTCCTCTTAATTTATAAATGTTTTTCTTTACTTGCACATCGAGGAGGAGCACTGGGACTTGGTGCCGGCATTCTTTTGTTTGGAATACTATTGGCAAAACAATTTCTTAAAAATAAGATGAGGACGATAGTGATTTTAGGTGTGATGTGTCTGGCAACAATCTTATTTTTTGTCAAAGAGCAGTCAGGTTTAGTTCAAAAATTTGCCTCAACTATTGCCGTAGAAAAAGAAGAAGGGAAGGCAATCCCAACTCTAAAATTTACCTCAACGGCTGAAACAAGATTCTATATCTGGAAGACAGGATTGGAGATTATAAAAAAATATCCTTTGTTAGGAGTAGGTCCGGATGCTTTAAGGATGGCCTCGACTCAATATGAGAAGATTGAATTTATTCGCACCGAAGGAGGAAGGAATTGCCTGATTGATAAGGCTCATATGGAAGTGTTAGATATGGCTATAACTCGTGGGTTATTAGGTTTAGCCGCTTACTTCTGGATTATAATTTTACTATTTGTAGTCGTATATAAAACCTATTCCTCAATTAAAGAAGAAAACAGGATTTTATTAGTCGGGGTCTTATCGGCTGTGCTTTCTTATCTTGTTCAGAATGAGGTTGGTTTTGGAATTATCGCGACTTCTTCCTTATTCTGGTTATTATTAGGGATGGCAATACCAATAGCCATACCCAAACCTCAATTCACAAAGCCCTTTAAACTGCACATTCTTCCCCGTATTATCATTTGTCTCCCTTTATTGATATTAATTTATTATTTCATCTCATTATCGTTACGACCATATATTGCTGATATTTATTATAAAAATGGCCTGGCGATGATTTCACAGGGTAATATTGACCAGGCGATTGCCAGTTATGACCGTGCATTAGGATATAATCCGTTGGAAGAATTTTATTATGGTGAGGTTTTAAATGCCTATGATATGAAATTTAAACAAACTCAAGATATAGGCTGGTTAGATAGACTTATGGCTAAAGGGGAAGAGGCAGTCAGATGTAATCCTCTTCACGCATATTATTACAATCTTTTAAGTGCGGTTTATGGAGAGAAATATGTTCGGGGAGACCCAACATACGCCGAGAAATCAATTGAGGCTTCTAAAAAGGCACTTAAATGTAAACCTCTATTTGCTGACCCATACAATAATATCGCCGCAATTTATGTTCGTCAGGAAAGATATGATGAAGCGATAAAAGAAATGGAGCAAGCCTCCCAACTTTTCCCCGATGACCCGAATTATCTCCGAATTTTAGGTGAACTATACCATGTGAAAGGTCAGACAAATAAGGCAATAGACTTATTGAAAAAGGCGATTGAATATAATCCGCAAAATCCAGACCCTTATGCCAAACTGGGCAAGATTTACTTTGACCAAAAAAGATATAAAGAGGCAGAAACTCATTTTAAAAAGGCAATCTCGTTAGATGCAAAAAATATCTTTGCCCGTAATAACTTAGGCACTATCTATATCAATCAACAAAGGTTTGGAGAAGCCAAAGACGAATTTGAATCTGTTTTAAAGGTTGATTTACAAAATAACTATGCCAGAGAAATGCTGGCAATAATCAGAGGACAGTAATCTATTCTCTGGTGATCGATGCTGATGTGGAGAAAAATATGGGAATCACGAAAGAACAAATTGAGAAAACTATAGCCATAGCAAAAAAATATGGTGCTAAAAAATTGATTCTTTTTGGAAGTGTTCTGGAAGAATCTGGACAGGCAAGAGATATTGATCTGGCATGTGATGGAATTGACGGCTGGAAATTATTTGAGTTTGGAGGTATTCTCGAACAGGAATTGCATCTATCAGTTGATATTATTCCTTTGAAGCCAGGAACACGATTTACCCGATACATTGAAACTAAAGGGAGGAGTCTATTGTGAATTTATCAGATATTAGGGAGGAAATAGAAATTGAAATGGAATTGGTAGAAGCAACTATTAAGGAATTATTGTCTTTACGACAAGATGTATCAAAGAGGAATCCAACTGTGCGGGAAAAAACTGCCGCAGCTACTTTTCTGGCACAATGTTATACTGGTATTGAAAATATATTGAAACGAATCTGCAAGTTTTATGAAGTTCCATTGCCAACGGGTACTACCTGGCATGTAGATTTGTTCAATTACTTCTGCGAATCACCCAAGATACCATTGCCGTGTTTGTTCGATTCAAGCTTCGCAACTGCTCTTATCCCATTCCGTAAATTTAGACATGTAGTATTTCATGGATATGGTTTTCAATTGGAGTGGAAACAAATGCAGGAAGGTATCGAAAGAATTGAAGATATTTTTTACCACTTCAGGACTATTATCTATTCCTATTTGCAAACATTGGAATCTTATAATAAACCAATTATTAAGGAGTTAGGAGATGAAGCAAATCTCAAGAATTGTTCTCTATTGTGATAGAATTATTGTTGGTTGTCTAATGCTCATGGTATTTGGGATACCGCTGTATTTTGGGTTAAATGTTAATAGCCTTGATTTACAAAAAATAGCCTTTATGTGGACACTCTCGTTAATTATAGCCATTACCTGGATAACCAAAATTGTCTGGACAAGAGAATTTAACTTTGTCAGAACTCCACTTGATATTCCAATACTTGCCTTTTTGTTAGTAAGTATCCTGGCGACTATTTTCTCTATTCATCCCATCATTAGCCTGATTGGTTTTTATGGTCATCATGAAGGATTACTCATAACCATTACCTACATCTTTTTATTCTATGGCGTGGTTAATTTTATAAATAAAGAATTAATGCCCTGGATGATGGATGTTATTATTCTTAGTGGGGTATTGGTGGCAGGTTATGGTATTATTCAACATTATGGTCTTGACCCGGTAAAATGGGAATTATTTATGGGCGGTCGAGTCTCATCAAGTCTGGGCAATCCAATTGGTTTTGGGAATCATATCGTTATGGTTTTAGGAATAGCGGTATGTTTATTTCTCTCCAAAGAGATTATTACCAGGCGAAAAACTAAGCAAATTCCATCATCAAAGAAAAAGAAAAAAATGATTTTAAAACCTGCCCAACAACACAAGCCCATCGTAGAAATACCCTGGTGGATATATGGAATATGTATTGGTATAATTTTGTATGGGTTTGTTTTTTCTGGTAGTCGGGCGCCTTTTCTTGGTATGCTGGGTGGAATTGGACTAATAGGAATTTTATTAGCTAAGAGAATAGTTATCCGGAGAAAACAACTTGGAATATTTGGACTGATGTTTGTTGGTTATTTAGTGTTTTCCAATATAAATCCAGAGATTGCCATAATTGGTAGGTTCACAAGTATGCTTAAACCTCCGGTGCCAAAGGTTGCTTCACCTTTTGAAGTTGGCACTTTCACCGCAACCTCTATCGCTTATCGAACCCCTCGAATCTACCTCTGGCAAGGGGCATTAAACATCGTTCGTGAGCATCCTGTTTTAGGTGTGGGATTAGATACCATCGGACTTGTTCATTCCCGGTATAAACCCATAGAATCTGCAATGGCAGAAGGGGCTTATGCCACCGCAGCCAGTGCCCATAATGAACTATTAGATGTGTGGGTTTCCAGAGGAACAATTGGATTAATCATCTACCTCTGGATGCTGATTGCTTTCCTGGTTATTTCTTTAAAAAACTATTGGTCTTATGAGGGGGTAGAAAAATTCTTTATTACGGGATTATTAGCCAGCTGGTTTTCTTATCTTATCCAAAATCAATTTAGCCCAACAGGTATCTCATCTTCTTATCTTTTCTGGACAATTATGGCTTTAGGTATGGTATTTAGTGGAAAGCAGAAGTCGTTCGTCTTATCTCCGCTAATCAAAGAATTTCGATGGCTTATTGTTTTGACCACATTGGGAATAGGAATTGGGTTGTGGATTTTATTAGTCGTCCGACCCTGTATTGCTGATTTTAATTATGAACAAGGAACTTTACTTCAAACTATGCCTCAATATGAGAAAGAAACTCAATACCGGTTTGAGCGGGCACTAAAATATAACCCTTATGAAACACAGTACCATCGGGAGGTGTGTTCTATTTACCTTAATCGGGCACAAACTACAGGGGATGAGACCTGGATTAAAAAGACTATTGAGCAATCTAAAAAGTTAGTCAAATTTAATCCTGAGGATGGTGTGGGGAATTCTATTTTAGGGGCAGGATATTATCTGGAAGGCAAGGAATTAAATGAGGCGGTGAAGTATTTCAAAAGGGCAATAGAGATAGACCCCTATAACCCTGACCCACATAATACCCTTGCTTTAGGCTATCAAAGACTCGGAAAATATGATGAGGCAATTAAAGAATTTAAACAAGCATTCTGGTTAAAGCCTGATTATTCTATGTCTATTGAGAACTTGATGCGTCTCTATGCCAATATTGGTAAAGGTGATATTAGATCTGATATTAAGGAGGTATTAACCAGAGAATCTGGAGGGCGAACTAGCAGGATGAGAGAACGATTAGTTGAATTTTATCTTAAAGAGAATAATCTGGATGAGGCGGCTAAAGAATGTATCATAATTCTTCACCTTATGCCAGAAAATGTAAATATCTGTAGAATTTTAGGTAATATTTATATCCAGCAAGGAAAGATTGATGAGGCAAAAAAGGCATTTAATCATTTATTAAAGATTAAGCCAGATGATATTTATGCCAGGGAATTTTTGGCAAAGATGGATAAACAAATAGGGCTTCACGAAATTATAAAGTAAGTAATCGGTTAAATGGTAACTGGTAACTAATTACCATTCACCAGTTACCAATTACCAAAAAGAAGGAGGTATAGAAATATGAACGGATATAAAGTTGCGGTTGTGGGTGCGACGGGCGCCGTGGGGACAGAAATGATAAAGGTTCTTGAGCAAAGAGATTTTCCGGTTGCAGAGTTAAAATTATTTGCATCATCACGCTCGGTAGGGAAAAAATTAGAGTTTAAAAATCAACCAATACCGGTTTTTGAACTGACTCAGGATTCATTTAAGGGGATTGAGATTGCCTTGTTTTCTGCAGGTGCCTCACGAAGTAAGGATTTTGCACCTTATGCGGTCAAATCAGGTGCAGTCGTCATCGACAATAGTAGTGCCTTTCGGATGGATAAGGATGTCCCATTGGTTGTGCCAGAGGTCAATCCTCAAGATATTGCCTGGCATAAAGGTATTATCGCTAATCCTAATTGCTCGACTATTCAGATGGTGGTGGTCTTAAAACCACTTCACGACCTGGCTAAAATTAAACGAATAGTAGTTGCTACCTATCAATCTGTAGGAGGGACTGGTGCTAAGGCTATGCAAGAGTTACTATTACAAACAAAGGCGTATGTATCAGGAGATGAATTACCGATAGATGTCTATCCACATCAAATCTTGTTTAATGTTATCCCTGAAATAGGCAAATTTTTGGATACGGGATATACGGAAGAGGAGATGAAAATGGTAAATGAAACAAGAAAGATTATGGGCGATGAGAGGATTAGAGTTACGGCTACGACGGCCAGAGTTCCGGTATTTATCTCGCATTCAGAGGCAGTAAATGTAGAGTTTGAAAAAGAGATAACCCCTGAGCAGGCAAGAGAAGTATTACGACACTCCCCAGGCGTTGAAGTCATAGACAACCCTGCCAATCATGAATATCCATTAGTCATCAATGCCGCACATAAAGACCCGGTCTATGTTGGTCGGATAAGAAAAGATACCTCTGTTGAACACGGATTAGACTTATGGATAGTTGCTGATAACATCCGCAAAGGTGCGGCACTAAATGCCGTCCAGATTGCGGAGGAGTTGATTAAGGAGGGAACTAAAATATGAAATTTATAGCTGATTTTCATATCCATTCTAAATATTCACGCGCCACAAGCCCACAAATGGAGATACCGACTTTAAGTAAATATGCCAGACGAAAAGGGATAGCCTTAATGGGCACTGGTGATTGGACACACCCTGTCTGGCTATATGAATTAAAAAAGGTATTAGAACCAGTTAGTTATGGGTTATTTAAGTATGAGGATACTTTTTTTATGCTCACCGCGGAGGTGTCTAATCTATTTAATCGGAAAGGTAAAGGGAAGAAGGTTCATAATATTATCTTTGCCCCATCTTTTGAGAGCGTTGAAAAAATAAACAGCCATCTTGAAAAATATGGTGATTTAAGTGCTGATGGCAGACCAATGCTTTCCTTAGATGCAAAAAATTTAGTTAAAATAATCCTTGATATTGACCCAGATTGCTTTGTTGTTCCAGCACATGCCTGGACTCCCTGGTTTTCTGTATTTGGCTCTAATTCTGGATTTGACTCGGTAGAAGAATGTTTTGAAGAAGAAACACGGAATATCTATGCCTTAGAGACCGGCCTTTCATCTGACCCACCAATGAATTGGCGATTATCCGAATTAGACCAATATACACTTATCTCTAATTCTGATAGCCACTCTCCGGCTAAAATAGGTCGAGAGGCAAATGCCTTTGATTGTGAGATAAATTACAAAGAAATAATTGATGTTCTGAAAAGAAAGGATAGAAATAAATTTCTGTTCACCATTGAGTTCTTCCCGGAAGAAGGAAAGTATCATTATGATGGACACAGGTTGTGTAATCTTAGATTTACACCTGCCCAAACGAAGGCACATAATGGTATCTGCCCTTCCTGTGGTAAAAAAATAACGGTTGGTGTCGTCAATCGTGTTGAAAAATTAGCTGATAGACCCGAAGGATTCGTCCCGGAAAATCATATCCCGTGTAAACACCTTATTCCATTAGAAGAAATAATAAGTAAGGTGACTAAAAAAGGCGTTGGCACAGCCGCAGTAGAAAATGAGTATTTGAAACTCACACAATCCCGACATACGGAATTTGATATTCTTCTCTATCTTTCTAAAGAAGAACTAAGTCAATTTGTATCTAAAGAAATTCTTAGAGGCATACTAAATGTGCGAGAAAAAAAGGTGAATATCCTACCCGGCTATGATGGCGTTTATGGTGAAATAGATATACCATTAGAAGAAGAAAAAGAAGAAATAGTTCAATTAAGTCTATTTTAGTTACGTTAAAGGAAAAAAAAGGAAATAATAATAAATTATTGGTGCGTTAAAAATCACACTATCAAAAACATCTAATACCCCACCATGCCCGGGTATCCAGGTTGCTGAGTCTTTAACCCCGGTCAACCGTTTTATCTTAGATTCTAACAAATCTCCTACTTGCCCGCAAAAGCTTAATAACAATCCAATAATTATTGCCTGAATTATTGAGATATATCCTGTGATTAAACTAACAATGATAGAAGTCAAAATTCCACCTATTAATCCAGCCACAGTTCCTTCTACGGATTTTTTGGGGCTAATCTGTGGGATTAATTTGTGTTTGCCAAACTTCAATCCGATGCCAAAGGCAAAAGTATCGGTTAACCAGGTGATTAAGAATAATAACACGATGTAGAAACTACCATTTTGCAAGTGTTTTAATAAAAGAATATGATTGAGTAAATAACTAATATAGAGCACACCGGCTAATGTTACCCCGATTTCTAAAAAATACCTTTTGATAAAAAAGGTTAATAGATAACCGATTAATAATGGGGAGATTAAAATAGAGGTTAGTAAATAAAATTGTGATGGGATAAAATGGGCAACTAAGGCAAAAAGAAGGCTAATGATTACACCAATAATTTTAAATGGTTTTATCTGGACTTTTGAGGATAAGGAATAAAATTCCATTAGTCCTAAAAATATGACGAGGCAGATTATTAATAATAAGAAAAGGGTATTTTTTGAGAAGATACAATAAATTAATATCGGAACAAATATAACTGAAGTAATTATTCTTTTAAATGTAGAACTCACTTTTTCATCTCCAATATCCCACCAAATCTTCTTTCTCTTTTTTGGTAATCGACAATGGCAGACAGAAAATGTTTTCTTGAAAAATCAGGCCAGTAAGCAGGGGTAATATAAATTTCGGTATATGCAATTTGCCACAATAAAAAGTTGCTAATTCTCATCTCGCCACTTGTTCGAATAAGTAAATCTGGTTCTGGTAAATTTGCTGTAGAGAGATATTTTTCAAACAATGGTTCATTGATGTCTTCTGAACTGCATTTTTTGTTTTCAATATCTGCAGTTAATTTTTTAATAGCATCAATAATATCTGCCCGACCACTATAATTCAGGGCAATATTTAATATTAAACCGGTGTTATGAGCCGTTTTCTCCGTTGCCCATTTTAAATCTTTAATTATCAAGTCTGATAACTGCTCGATTCTCCCAATGAAATTCAATTTAACATTATCTCGGTTTAATTCACCAGTCTCTTTGCGTAAATATTCTCGCAAAAGATTCATTAAGGTATTAACCTCTTTTTGAGGTCTGGTCCAATTTTCTGTCGAAAAAGCATAAAGAGTCAAAACCTTAATTCCTAATTCACCGCATAACTTAACAATCCTTTTAACCGTTTTCATTCCCGCACGGTGGCCAGCAACTCGCGGCAATTTTTTCCCTTTTGCCCATCTTCCATTTCCATCCATAATAATCGCAATATGTCCTGGTAATTTATCTTTATCTATGAGAGACAATAACTGAAATTCATCTTTGGGGATGGACATTATCCTTCTAAAATCTCCTTTTCTTTACTCGCCAGCAATTGGTCTATTTTCTCTATGAATCTATCGGTTATTTTTTGGATTTCATCATGGCCATGTCTTGATTCATCTTCGGATATTTCTTTATCCTTTTCCTTTTCTTTGATCTGGGAATTAATCTTGTGTCTGATATTGCGTATTCCAATTCTTCCTTCTTCTGCTTTTTTCTTAATCACTCGGTCTAACTCTTTTCTTCGTTCCTGGGTCAATGAAGGGATGGAGATTCTAATTACATTTCCATCAGTATTTGGCATAAGGCTTAAATCGGACTTAATAATTGCCTTACAAATAGACTCCGTAACAGATTTATCCCAGGGGGAAATAAGAAGGAGTCGTGGTTCTGGGACAGAGATAGTGGCAAGTTGATGAATGGGCATCT comes from bacterium and encodes:
- a CDS encoding CDP-archaeol synthase translates to MSSTFKRIITSVIFVPILIYCIFSKNTLFLLLIICLVIFLGLMEFYSLSSKVQIKPFKIIGVIISLLFALVAHFIPSQFYLLTSILISPLLIGYLLTFFIKRYFLEIGVTLAGVLYISYLLNHILLLKHLQNGSFYIVLLFLITWLTDTFAFGIGLKFGKHKLIPQISPKKSVEGTVAGLIGGILTSIIVSLITGYISIIQAIIIGLLLSFCGQVGDLLESKIKRLTGVKDSATWIPGHGGVLDVFDSVIFNAPIIYYYFLFFPLT
- a CDS encoding isoprenyl transferase, translating into MSIPKDEFQLLSLIDKDKLPGHIAIIMDGNGRWAKGKKLPRVAGHRAGMKTVKRIVKLCGELGIKVLTLYAFSTENWTRPQKEVNTLMNLLREYLRKETGELNRDNVKLNFIGRIEQLSDLIIKDLKWATEKTAHNTGLILNIALNYSGRADIIDAIKKLTADIENKKCSSEDINEPLFEKYLSTANLPEPDLLIRTSGEMRISNFLLWQIAYTEIYITPAYWPDFSRKHFLSAIVDYQKRERRFGGILEMKK
- a CDS encoding ATP-binding protein — its product is MNKEYLKNVIIDQQKDILEKIMNTNVISREGADRCERYIRYPNVLLITGLRRAGKSFFASQLVKNKKYAYLNFDDERLIEFNIQDFNLILECFYELYPDFEYLLFDEIQNVGGWELFVSRLRDKYKIIITGSNANLLSKEMATHLTGRYSDFVLFPMSFREYLDYNNVGIISSYSTTERSKITSFFDRYVKESSIFDYYKFGKEFLRNLWASVIVKDITIRYKIKYPSVLEKLSVMLINYFTSKISISNLTRNLKVKSPNTVAEYIRYLENSFLVFTLNKFSYKIKEQLLTFKKIYIMDNGFINAMIFNFSENRGKLLENIVAIELKRRSIRDDFEIFYWDNYYVECDFIIKKGKQVISAYQVCSELNINNKEREISGLTAAMKEFGLKNGTILTESTEDEISINSSKIQVTPVWKWLLSEFSMVSENNSNSEIYADLVSKRDFLQKSKMQNSFIV
- a CDS encoding nucleotidyltransferase domain-containing protein yields the protein MGITKEQIEKTIAIAKKYGAKKLILFGSVLEESGQARDIDLACDGIDGWKLFEFGGILEQELHLSVDIIPLKPGTRFTRYIETKGRSLL
- a CDS encoding O-antigen ligase family protein, with the protein product MKQISRIVLYCDRIIVGCLMLMVFGIPLYFGLNVNSLDLQKIAFMWTLSLIIAITWITKIVWTREFNFVRTPLDIPILAFLLVSILATIFSIHPIISLIGFYGHHEGLLITITYIFLFYGVVNFINKELMPWMMDVIILSGVLVAGYGIIQHYGLDPVKWELFMGGRVSSSLGNPIGFGNHIVMVLGIAVCLFLSKEIITRRKTKQIPSSKKKKKMILKPAQQHKPIVEIPWWIYGICIGIILYGFVFSGSRAPFLGMLGGIGLIGILLAKRIVIRRKQLGIFGLMFVGYLVFSNINPEIAIIGRFTSMLKPPVPKVASPFEVGTFTATSIAYRTPRIYLWQGALNIVREHPVLGVGLDTIGLVHSRYKPIESAMAEGAYATAASAHNELLDVWVSRGTIGLIIYLWMLIAFLVISLKNYWSYEGVEKFFITGLLASWFSYLIQNQFSPTGISSSYLFWTIMALGMVFSGKQKSFVLSPLIKEFRWLIVLTTLGIGIGLWILLVVRPCIADFNYEQGTLLQTMPQYEKETQYRFERALKYNPYETQYHREVCSIYLNRAQTTGDETWIKKTIEQSKKLVKFNPEDGVGNSILGAGYYLEGKELNEAVKYFKRAIEIDPYNPDPHNTLALGYQRLGKYDEAIKEFKQAFWLKPDYSMSIENLMRLYANIGKGDIRSDIKEVLTRESGGRTSRMRERLVEFYLKENNLDEAAKECIIILHLMPENVNICRILGNIYIQQGKIDEAKKAFNHLLKIKPDDIYAREFLAKMDKQIGLHEIIK
- the frr gene encoding ribosome recycling factor; this translates as MLKNIYKEAEEKMTKVVEATKNEFATIRTGKASPSLVEHIRVECYGSQMPIHQLATISVPEPRLLLISPWDKSVTESICKAIIKSDLSLMPNTDGNVIRISIPSLTQERRKELDRVIKKKAEEGRIGIRNIRHKINSQIKEKEKDKEISEDESRHGHDEIQKITDRFIEKIDQLLASKEKEILEG
- a CDS encoding aspartate-semialdehyde dehydrogenase, which translates into the protein MNGYKVAVVGATGAVGTEMIKVLEQRDFPVAELKLFASSRSVGKKLEFKNQPIPVFELTQDSFKGIEIALFSAGASRSKDFAPYAVKSGAVVIDNSSAFRMDKDVPLVVPEVNPQDIAWHKGIIANPNCSTIQMVVVLKPLHDLAKIKRIVVATYQSVGGTGAKAMQELLLQTKAYVSGDELPIDVYPHQILFNVIPEIGKFLDTGYTEEEMKMVNETRKIMGDERIRVTATTARVPVFISHSEAVNVEFEKEITPEQAREVLRHSPGVEVIDNPANHEYPLVINAAHKDPVYVGRIRKDTSVEHGLDLWIVADNIRKGAALNAVQIAEELIKEGTKI
- a CDS encoding tetratricopeptide repeat protein; translation: MNLSNFLKIGSEYCDKVIIWIVFLMILIIPLIFDPHITSFDLAKVTAMRILTLVIIGLWLLKLTFFAQEYQFIKTPLDLPILAFLIISIAATITGIHPLMSLVGEYKRYDGLISTINYIFIYYIAVNFLRQRKYLKRTVAVISFAGVLVAGCGILQSYGIDLTRWESGIISTMGNPNFLGGYLAMVFFPPLTLFFLVSSKKKSQVMKIIFLGISLVSLLLIYKCFSLLAHRGGALGLGAGILLFGILLAKQFLKNKMRTIVILGVMCLATILFFVKEQSGLVQKFASTIAVEKEEGKAIPTLKFTSTAETRFYIWKTGLEIIKKYPLLGVGPDALRMASTQYEKIEFIRTEGGRNCLIDKAHMEVLDMAITRGLLGLAAYFWIIILLFVVVYKTYSSIKEENRILLVGVLSAVLSYLVQNEVGFGIIATSSLFWLLLGMAIPIAIPKPQFTKPFKLHILPRIIICLPLLILIYYFISLSLRPYIADIYYKNGLAMISQGNIDQAIASYDRALGYNPLEEFYYGEVLNAYDMKFKQTQDIGWLDRLMAKGEEAVRCNPLHAYYYNLLSAVYGEKYVRGDPTYAEKSIEASKKALKCKPLFADPYNNIAAIYVRQERYDEAIKEMEQASQLFPDDPNYLRILGELYHVKGQTNKAIDLLKKAIEYNPQNPDPYAKLGKIYFDQKRYKEAETHFKKAISLDAKNIFARNNLGTIYINQQRFGEAKDEFESVLKVDLQNNYAREMLAIIRGQ
- a CDS encoding endonuclease Q family protein, with translation MKFIADFHIHSKYSRATSPQMEIPTLSKYARRKGIALMGTGDWTHPVWLYELKKVLEPVSYGLFKYEDTFFMLTAEVSNLFNRKGKGKKVHNIIFAPSFESVEKINSHLEKYGDLSADGRPMLSLDAKNLVKIILDIDPDCFVVPAHAWTPWFSVFGSNSGFDSVEECFEEETRNIYALETGLSSDPPMNWRLSELDQYTLISNSDSHSPAKIGREANAFDCEINYKEIIDVLKRKDRNKFLFTIEFFPEEGKYHYDGHRLCNLRFTPAQTKAHNGICPSCGKKITVGVVNRVEKLADRPEGFVPENHIPCKHLIPLEEIISKVTKKGVGTAAVENEYLKLTQSRHTEFDILLYLSKEELSQFVSKEILRGILNVREKKVNILPGYDGVYGEIDIPLEEEKEEIVQLSLF